GCCGCTTCAACTTCTGCAGCACCATGGCCCGTCACCACCACCGCCGAGCGCGCCTTGAGCTGCGCAGCGGTATCCAGCACATGCTGCAACAGGGCACGACCGGCCAGCTTTTGCAGCACCTTGGGATGGCGGCTTTTCATGCGGGTGCCTTTGCCGGCAGCCATGACGACGATGTCCAGAGGTGCAGTCATATTGATTTGTGGGATGAAAACCGCCTGATTATCGACCCATAGCCGCTGCCGGCAACTGCAAGCGCAGGCAACAGTGGCCGCAAACGCCTTATGCTTTGCCTGCCATGCCTCATGCAACCACCAGCCCCACTCCGCTGCTTCGCACCCGCGCCGTCGGCGCAGGCCATCTGCGCGCCTTTGTGGCCGTAGCCCGACACCTGAATTTTCGTGCCGCAGCGAACGAGCTGGCACTGACCCAGTCTGCCGTCAGCCGCCAGATCCAGTCGCTGGAAGACGAGGTCGGCATTCCGCTGTTTCTGCGCCATTCGCGCGCCGTGGAGCTGACGGGTGCCGGTGCCCAGCTGCTGCATGCCGTGCAACCTGCGCTGGAGTCGATCGACGCCACCGTGCGCCAGATCCGCCAGACTGTGGGCCGCAAGAGCGTGGCCATCACCACCTGGGCCAGCTTTGCCGCCATGTGGCTGATTCCGCGCCTGGAAGCTTTCCAGCGCGCCCATCCCGATATCGACATTCGCATCGACACGGGCGACGCCGTGGTCGATCTGGAGACCACCGATGTGGACCTGGCCATACGCTACAGCGCCGGAGTCTCCGATGCTGCGGCCAAGGCCCTGTTTGGCGAAGAGCTGGTGCTGGTCGCAAGCCCAGCCCTGCTCAAGAGCGGCCCCGCCGTGCGCAGCCCCGCCGATGCGGCCCGCTACACGCTGATTGAAACCGGCGACGTGCACCGCATGCCCCAGCTGGAGTGGCTGAGCTGGCAGCGCTGGTTTGCCGCCAACGGCTGCGACCAGCTGCAGCCGCCGCGCTGGCTGTACTTCAACTACGCCCACCAGATCGTGCAGGCCGCGCTGGCGGGCCAGGGCCTGGCCATTGCGCGCCTGCCGCTGGTGGCCGATGCGCTGGCGGCCGGCACCCTGGTCGAGGTATTGCCAGAGCATCGCCTGGCATCGCCCCTGTCGTACTGGCTGCTGCAAGGCCCGCGCAGCAGCGAACGGCCCGAAGTGCAGGCCTTCTGCCAATGGCTGATGACCGAAGCCCTGCAGACCCGCAGCGCCATGCAAGCTGCGAGCCACAGCGAGCAATAAAAAAGAGAGCTACCCACGCATGATCTGCAACGGTTTCAAATACAAAATGATTTGAAACGCATATGTATCAAGCGTAAACAGCTCTCATTTTTACTACCCCCTTCTTTCGGCGACGCCACAGCGGCAAAGGTCTTGCCCTGTGGCGCGAAACACAAAAGAGGCGAATGGGGCGAATGGGGCAAGACGCCCCAGGGCCCTCAGCTCAGCGTGACGCGCGCAAACTTGCGCTTGCCCACTTGCAGCACAAAGGTGCCGGCATCCAGCTTCAGAGCGCGGTCGCTGATGACGTTGCCGTCAACGCGCACACCGCCGCCATCGATCAGGCGGTTGGCTTCGCCGGTCGATGCAGCCAGGCCGGCCTGCTTGAGCAGCGCGCCAATGCCGGCGGGCGCACCCGACAGGCTCAGCTCGGGGATGTCGTCGGGGATGCCGCCCTTGGAGCGGTTGATGAAATCCTGCTCGGCCGCATCGGCGGCTTCGGCGCTGTGAAAGCGCGCGGTGATCTCCTTGGCCAGCGCCACCTTGGCATGCTTGGGATTGCCGCCGGCCTCGATCTCGGCCTTGAGCGCAGCGATCTCGGCCAGGCTCTTGAAGGACAGCAGGGTGTACCAGTCCCACATCAGCTCGTCCGAGATCGACAGCACCTTGGCGAACATGGTGTTGGCGTCCTCGGTGATACCGATGTAGTTGTTCTTGGACTTGGACATCTTGTGCACGCCGTCCAGACCCACCAGCAACGGCATTGTGAGCACACACTGCTGCTCCTGACCATACTCGGCCTGCAGATGACGGCCCATCATCAGGTTGAACTTCTGATCGGTACCGCCCAGCTCCAGATCGGACTTGAGCGCCACCGAGTCATAGCCCTGCAGCAGCGGATAGAGAAACTCGTGCAGGCTGATGGAGCTGCCGTCGGTGAAGCGCGTATGGAAGTCGTTGCGCTCCATCATGCGCGCCACGGTGTACTTGGCCGACAGCTGGATCATGCCGCGCGCGCCCAGCTGGTCGCACCACTCGCTGTTGTAGCGCACCTCGGTCCTGGCCGGATCCAGCACCTTGGCGGCCTGGGTGTAATAGGTCTCGGCGTTGAGCTTGATCTGCTCGGCCGTCAGCGGCGGGCGCGTGGAGTTGCGGCCCGAAGGGTCGCCGATCAGCGTGGTGAAATCGCCGATCAGGAAAATCACCTGATGGCCCAGATCCTGCAACTGGCGCATCTTGTTGAGCACCACGGTATGGCCCAGGTGAATGTCGGGAGCTGTCGGATCCAGACCCAGCTTGATGCGCAGGGGCACGCCGGTGGCTTCGGACCTGGCCAGCTTCTGGACCCACTCGTCCCTCGGCAGCAGCTCATCGACTCCACGCAGAGTGACTTCCAGCGCCTGGTTCACTCTGTCGGTCACGGGAAAACTTGTAACAGCAGATTGATTCATAAGGGTTTTTCGGCAGGCGAGGTAGGACGCGGCCGATATACTTGGAGGTTTGGTGTTACGGTCAATTCTAGACTGCTCCCTCATAAAGACCTCTTTGGATGGACTTATGGCACGGTAGAGCTGCTGGAGACGTGTCAGTCGTAACAAATACCAACTCCACCGACACGCTTTCCCAAGGATTTGATGTTTTGATGACTGGCTTGAAAAATGCCGGCGGTGCCCTGCTTGCACGGCTGACATCGGCTCTGCAAAAACACCCCAAGCGCGCCACGGCGGCGCTGGCGACTGTTTTGCTGACCGGTGGCAGCGGTGCCTTCGCAGTGGCCAGCCTGGGCCCCGACCCCGCCGACCTCCCCGTACGCACACTGACCGAACCCGTCGCCTCCCTGGCCGCCGGCCAGGATCTGGCCGATCTGACGGATCTGCAGTCCTTCTCCCTCTACCGCTCCGAATACACCCGCAGCAACGACACCACCGAGTCGCTGCTGCAGCGCCTTGGCATTGCCGACCCGCAGGCCGCAGCCTTCATGCGCAGCAATGAAGCCGTGCGCCAGAACGTGCTGGGCCGCGCCGGCCGCCTGGTGTCCGCAGAGACCACGCCCGACCAGCAGCTGAGCCAGCTGACCGTGCGCTGGGCCCCCGGCGAAGACGGCAGCTTTCAGCGCCTGACCGTGGAACGCGTGGACGGCAAGCTGCAGTCCAAGATCGAGACCGGCAAGCTCACGGCCAGCCCCCGCCTCGCGGGGGGCGTGATCCGCTCCTCCTTCTTTGCCGCCACGGATGCCTCCGACATTCCCGACAGTGTCTCCATGCAGATGGCCGACATCTTCCAGGGCGAGCTGGACTTCCGCCGCGGCCTGCGCAAGGGCGACCGCTTTGCCGTGGTCTATGAATCGCTGGAAGCCGATGGCGAGCCGCTGCGCGCCGGCCGCGTGCTGAGCACCGAGTTCTACAACAATGGCAAGTCGCATCAGGCCATGTGGTTCCAGGAAGCCGGCAAGAAAGGCGCCTACTACACGCTGGACGGCAAGAGCCTGCGCCAGGCGTATCTGAACTACCCCGTGGAGTTCTCGCGCATCAGCAGCGGTTTTTCCATGCGCGTGCACCCCATCCAGAAAACCTGGCGCGCCCATCTGGGCACCGACTTCGCGGCACCCACGGGCACCAAGGTGCGCACCGTGGGCGACGGCGTCGTGTCCTTTGCCGGCGTACAAAACGGTTACGGCAATGTGATCTTTGTCGATCACGCCAACCAGCACACCACCGTGTATGCCCACCTGAGCCGCATCGACGTCAAGCGCGGTCAACGCGTGGACCAGGGCGACATCATCGGCGCCGTGGGCTCCACGGGCTGGGCCACCGGCCCTCATCTGCACTTCGAATTCCGCGACAAGGGCGAGCAGCGCGACCCGCTGACCATTGCCCAGATCACCGATGCCGCCCAGCCCATCTCCAAGGCCGCTCGCCCGGCCTTCGAGCAGCAGGCAGCGCAGATGCGCATCGAACTCAACGCCGGCACGCAGGCCTTCGCCGTGGCCAGCGCGCGCTGATCCATCGCCGCGAAACAACCTGAGGGCTGCACATTGCAGCCCTTTTTCATTTCCGCATCAGGATCGTTTGCAGCCACCGCCAGGAAAGCCGCAAACGCTACAGCTAAGATAGTAAACCGCACGCCAACCCGTCTGATCTGCCATGCCCAATGCCATTGAACAAGCCGCTCAAAGCTCCCTCTATATCGGCCTGATGTCCGGCACATCGCTGGACGGCGTCGACGGGGTTCTCGTGGACTTCAGCCAGGCAACGCGAGTGCTGCAACATGCCAGCTGCGGCTTCGACGCGGCCTTGCGCGCCGAGTTGCTGGCCCTCAACACCGCTGGCGGCCAGGACGAGCTGCATCGCGCGGCCCTGGCTGCCAATGCACTGGTGCGCCACTATGCACAGGTGGTACAGCAACTGCTGGCTGCAGCCGGCGTCCAGCCCGGGCAGATCGCGGCCATAGGCGCCCATGGCCAGACCGTGCGCCACCGTCCGCAGATGTACGATGGCACGGGCTACACGCTGCAGCTCAACAGTCCCGCCCTGCTGGCCGAGCTGACCGGCATCACCGTCGTCGCCGACCTGCGCAGCCGCGATGTGGCAGCGGGCGGCCAGGGTGCGCCGCTGGTGCCGGCATTTCATCAAAGCGTGTTCGGCAAGCCCGGGGAAACAGCCCTGGTGCTCAATATCGGCGGCATTGCCAATCTCAGCGTGCTGGATGCCGACGGCTCGGTGCTGGGCTTCGATACCGGCACCGGCAATGCGCTGATGGACGGCTGGTGCCTGCGCCATACCGGCAAGAGCTATGACGACAGCGGCCGGTGGGCCGCCAGCGGCAAGGTCCTGCCCGAACTGCTGGCCGCCATGCTGGGCGATCCCTATCTGGCCCAGCAGCCGCCCAAGAGCACGGGGCGCGATCTGTTTCATGCCGGCTGGCTGGAGCGGCATCTGCAGCAACATGCGGCGCAGGCTGCCGCGCTCGATGTTCAGGCGACCCTGACCGAATTCACGGCCGCCAGCTGCGCCCATGCCGTGCAGCGTATCGGCAGGGGCGGCACCGAACTGCTGGTCTGCGGCGGCGGTGCACTGAACACCTATCTGATGCAACGCCTGGCCGCCCTGCTGCCGGGCGTGACAGTAGCCTCCACGGCAAAGCGCGGCCTGCCCCCGCTGGAAGTGGAAGCCGCAGCCTTTGCCTGGCTGGCACGCCAATGCCTGCTGGGCCTGCCCGGCAATCTGGCCAGCGTGACGGGTGCCAGCGGCCCGCGCATTCTGGGCGCCATCCACCCCGCTTGACAGCGCGTACGCCGGTCTGACTGCAGGCCTGTTCCGCTCTCGCGGTCGCTGTGCAACAGCCCGCGCTTGCGCAAAATGGGCACGACCTCGCTTGGCCAACAGCTCCAGCAGCTGCTGGATGAGCGCGGCATGCTCAGCCCATGGCCCATGGCCCATGGCGCGGGGAGTGCAGCGCCGGTGGCATGACGCCAGGCTGCCGAAAGCCGGCCGCCCGCAATGCAAAAAGCAGCCCGACCCACCAGTAGCCGGACTGCTTTTCGCATCTTGGATGTCCTGCCCGGCTGGCTCCATCGAGCCAGGCCGGGTTCGATCAGCGCATGAACGCTCAGTGACCGCCGACGTAGATGAACTTGAACAGGAACAGGGCAGCAATCACCCACATGATCCAGTGCACCTCCTTGACCTTGCCCGTGCACAGCTTGAGCACCGCATAGGTGATGAAGCCGAAGGCCAGACCGTTGGCGATGGAGTAGGTGAAAGGCATCATCAGCGCAGTGACGACTGCCGGTATGGCTTCGGTGGTTTCATCCCACTGCACTTCCGTCAGGTCACGCAGCATCAGGCAGGCCACGAACAGCAAAGCAGGCGCAGTGGCATAGCCGGGGACCACACTGGCCAACGGTGCGATGAACAGGCAGGCCAGGAACAGCATGGCAACCGTGAGAGCCGTCAGACCGGTACGGCCGCCGGCCTGCACACCGGCAGCGCTCTCCACATAGGCGGTGGTGCTGGAGGTGCCCAGGATGGAGCCCACGAAAATCGCGCCCGAATCGGCCAGCAGCGAGCGGTTGAAACGCCCCATGCGCTCAGGCACCAGCAGGCCGGCGCGGCGCGCCACGCCCATCAGCGTGCCGGTGGCATCAAACAGCTCCACCAGGAAGAACACCAGCACCACATTGAGGAAGCCCGTGGTCAGCGCCGTCTTGATGTCGAGCTTCATGAAGGTGGGCTCGATGGAGGGAGGTGCCGAGAAGATGCCGTGAAAGGTATTGCCGCCGAAGAAGAACGAGGCCACCGTCACGGCCAGGATGCCGATCAGCAATGCGCCCGGCACCTTGAGACGGTCCAGCACCACGATCAGCAAAAAGCCCAGCAGCGCCATGATGACCTCGGGCTTGTGCAGATCGCCCAGCGTCACATAGGTATTTTGGTCAGCGGCAACCACACCGGCGGTCTTGAGCGCAATCAGCGCCAGGAACAGTCCCAGCCCGACGGTGATGGACACGCGTATGGACTGCGGTATGCCCTTGATGATGAGCTCACGCAGGCCCAGCATCGTGCAGATCAGGAACAGACATCCCGAGATGAACACCGCCCCCAGAGCCGCCTCCCACGTATAGCCCATCTTGAGCACCACCACGTAGGCAAAATAGGCGTTCAGCCCCATGCCCGGCGCAAGCGCGATCGGGTAGTTGGCATACAGCGCCATAATGGTCGAGCCCAGCGCTGCGATCAGGCAGGTGGCGACAAAGACCGAGCCTTTTGGCATGCCCGCATCCCCCAGAATGGAGGGGTTGACGAACATGATGTAGGCCATTGAAAGAAAGGTCGTCAGTCCTGCGACCAGTTCGGTGCGCACATTGGTGTTGTGCTCCCTGAGTTTGAATATCCGCTCTGTCCAATTCATTGCATAGTCTCCGTGTTGTTTTGCATGCAAGGCGCAACGCGAGGAACGCGCCCGGTCCTGCGCCGCCAAATGAGCGGCGCAGCACATGGCCTTGCCCCGCGGCAAACAGCCATGACTCAAATGGCTGCCGCCCCGCAAGGCGACAACACCTGTGAGGAAAAACTAGTCAGTGTGCCCTTGAACGGCTTCCACTGCGCGCAGGATGGCTTCTGACGTGGCAGGTGCCTGCAGTGGAGGGTTCATCCGGTGCTCGCCGGCGGCAGACACCGCATCGCGAATCGCGAAGAACACCGAGAACGGCAGCAGCAGCGGCGGCTCGCCCACGGCCTTGCTGCGGTGGATGGAGTCTTCATAGTTGTCACCCTCGAACAGGCGCACATTGAAGACCGGCGGGCAGTCATTGGCAGTAGGAATCTTGTAGGTGCTGGGCGCATGGGTCGTGAGCTTTCCGGTTTGCGGATGCCAGACCAGCTCTTCGGTGGTCAGCCAGCCCATGCCCTGGATAAAGGCGCCCTCCACCTGGCCCACATCGACGGCCGGGTTCAGCGAGCGGCCCACGTCATGCAGCACATCGGCGCGCAACAGCTTCCATTCGCCCGTCAGCGTATCGATGACCACTTCGCTGACGGCTGCACCATAGGCAAAGTAGAAGAAGGGGTGGCCCTTCATGCGCTTGCCATCCCAGTGCAGGCCAGGCGTCGCATAGAAGCCATCCGACCACAGCTGCACACGCTGCAGGTAGGCGGCGCGCACCAGCTCGGCAAACGGCACATTCTGGCCATTGACCTGCACCGCATTGTTGGCAAAGCGCACGTCATGCGCTTCGCCGCCATGCAGGCGCGCTGCGCATTCGGCCAGACGCTCGCGCAGCTGACGTGCGGCATCCTGTGCGGCCTTGCCGTTGAGGTCGGCCCCCGTCGAAGCCGCCGTGGCCGAGGTGTTGGCCACCTTGCTGGTATCGGTGGCCGTCACACGCACATTCTCGAAGGCCACGCCCAGCTCATGCGCCACCACCTGGGCCACCTTGGTGTTCAGGCCCTGGCCCATTTCGGTGCCGCCATGGTTCACGAGAATCGAGCCATCGGTATAGATATGGACCAGTGCGCCGGCCTGATTGAAGTGGGCCACATTGAAGGAGATGCCGAACTTCAGCGGTGTCAGCGCCAGGCCGCGCTTGAGCACGGCACTGCCGGCGTTGAAGGCATTCACGGCCGCGCGGCGCGCACGGTAGTCGCTGGACTCCTCCAGCTCGGCCACCAGCTCGTGAATCACGTTATCGGTCACGACCTGCTCGTAGGGCGTGATGTTGCGCTCGCCCTTGCCGTAGAAGTTGACGCGCCGCACATCGAGCGGATCGCGCCCCAGGCTGCGGGCCACCGTATCCAGAATGTTCTCGATGGCAATCGCGCCCTGGGGGCCGCCAAAGCCACGGAAAGCCGTATTGCTCTGGGTATTGGTCTTGCCCATATAGCCATGCATGAGCACATCGGGCAGCCAGTAGGTATTGTCGAAATGGCACAGCGCACGCGTCATCACCGGCGCCGACAGATCGGCAGAGTGACCGGCGCGCGAGACCATGGAGATCTCGGCGCCCAGCACGCGGCCCTCATCGTCATAGCCCACGTCGTACTCATACCAGAAGCAGTGACGGCGACCGGTGATCATGAAGTCGTCGTCGCGGTCCAGGCGCAGCTTGACCGGCTTTTGCAGCCGGGTGGCCGCCACGGCCGCCACGCAGGCAAACAGCGCCGACTGCGACTCCTTGCCGCCGAAGCCGCCGCCCATGCGCCGGCATTCCACATGCACGCAGTGCGAAGCCACGCCCAGGGCATGCGCCACCAGATGCTGCATCTCGCTGGGATGCTGGGTGGAGCAGTGAATATGCACGGCCCCGTCCTCCTTGGGCGTGGCGTAGCTGATCTGCCCTTCCAGATAGAACTGCTCCTGCCCGCCCACATCGAAGGAGCCCTTGAGGCGGTGCGGCGCGGCATCCATGGCGGCGCGCGCGCCGCCTTCGCGGGTGCTGCGCTCCAGGTGCATGGGCGGCATCACGTACTGGCCCAGCTCATGGGCCTGGCGCGGCGTCAGCACGGGCGCCAGCTCACTGATGGTGGCGGCCGCCTTGGCCAGGGCAGCCGCACGCCGCGCCGCATCGCGCGAGCGGGCAATCACGGCGAACAGGGGCTGGCCTACGTAGCGGATCTCGCCATCGCACAGGATCGGGTCGTCATGAATGATGGAGCCGCAGTCGTTGACGCCGGGAATATCGGCTGCCGTGATCACGTCCACCACTTCGGGCATGGCGCGCACGGCCTCCAGCGCCAGCGCCGTCAGACGGCCGTGAGCCACGGGCGAGAGCCCCAGGGCGCAATGCAGCGTGCCTTCCAGCTCGGGCAGGTCGTCGATATAGGCGGCCTCGCCGGCCACATGCAGGTGTGCGGACTCATGCTTGCGGCTGACACCCACGCGCGCGCCCTGGTCATGGGCCTTGGCCTCGGTCACTTCGTCGATCCGATAGGCCTGGTTCTTGCGGTAATCGGCAAAGGCTTCTGCCACCAGTTCATTCGTCAATTCAAGGGGGTGGTTCATTTCAGACTCCTTGCTCCACGGCGGCAGGAACAACATGGGGCATCACGCTCCAGACACTGGTCGCCTCGGTACTTTGCGGCTGCTCGGCACGCGTTTCCAGCCACAGACGCTGAATCAGGTTCTGTGCCACCTTGAGGCGGTAATCGGCGCTGGCGCGCATATCGCTCATGGGCTTGAAATCCTGGGCCAGCGCGGCCTGTGCGGCCTTCACGTTCTCAAGGCTCCAGGGCTTGCCCAGCAGGGCCGCTTCGGCGCCCGCCGCTCTTCTGACCGTGGCCGCCATGCCGCCAAAGGCCAGTCGGATGGATTGCACCACCTCGCCATCGAGCTCGATGGCAAAGCCGGCGCACAGGGCCGAGATATCGCAGTCGAAGCGCTTGCTGATCTTGTAGCCGCGCACCTGACGCTGCATGGTCGCCAGCGGCACCGCCAAAGCCTGCACGAACTCGCCCGCCTCCAGCTGGTTCTTCATATAGTCCAGATAGAACTCCGTCAGCGGCATGCGGCGCACACGCTCGCCCTTGCGCAGCTCGATCTGGGCGTCCAGCGCCATCAGCACGGGCGGCGAATCGCCGATCGGCGAGCCGTTGGCCACATTGCCGCCCATGGTCCCTGCATGGCGGATGGGTGTGGAGGCAAAGCGCAGCCAGACATCGGTCAGACTGGGCCAGCGCTGCACCAGCGCGCTCCAGGCGGACTCCAGCGACGCACCCGCGCCGATATACAGCTCGCCGCCCTCGGCGTCGGGCCGCACTTCGATGCGCTTCATCTCGGCCACGTCGCCGACGTAAATCATGTCGCCCAGATCGCGAAACTGCTTGTTGACCCAGAGCCCCACATCGGTGGAGCCGGCCACGATGCGCGCCTTGGGCTTGGCCTCGCACAGGCCGGCCAGCTCTGCCAGCGTGCGCGGAGCGTGGAAGAAGTCGGTGCGCAGGCCCTGGGGGGCCGCATAGTTCAGCCCTGCATCGCCAGCCTCGGCCTTCAGCCCCTGCAGCGCAGCCACCACGGGTGCCGTATCCAGTCGCGCGGCAGGCAGGTCGAACATGCGCTGACCGGCATCGAGAATCGGGCGGTAGCCCGTGCAGCGGCACAGATTGCCCGAGAGTTCGTCGGCCAGCTGCTGGCGCGTGGGCTCGCTACCCTGCTGCTGGTGATGCTCATAGGCCGACCACAGCGTCATCACGATGCCGGGCGTGCAGAAGCCGCATTGCGAGCCATGGCACTCCACCATGGCCTGCTGTACCGGATGCAGGCTTT
This window of the Comamonas testosteroni genome carries:
- the xdhA gene encoding xanthine dehydrogenase small subunit translates to MSTSQNSQPIRFFHRGEVVEVQGPHPTRSVLQWLREDAHCTGTKEGCNEGDCGACTVVIGELAEAGDTEAINGLRLQTVNACIQFLPSLHGKALFTVEDLKSQCAGKSACAGKPAGPQSLHPVQQAMVECHGSQCGFCTPGIVMTLWSAYEHHQQQGSEPTRQQLADELSGNLCRCTGYRPILDAGQRMFDLPAARLDTAPVVAALQGLKAEAGDAGLNYAAPQGLRTDFFHAPRTLAELAGLCEAKPKARIVAGSTDVGLWVNKQFRDLGDMIYVGDVAEMKRIEVRPDAEGGELYIGAGASLESAWSALVQRWPSLTDVWLRFASTPIRHAGTMGGNVANGSPIGDSPPVLMALDAQIELRKGERVRRMPLTEFYLDYMKNQLEAGEFVQALAVPLATMQRQVRGYKISKRFDCDISALCAGFAIELDGEVVQSIRLAFGGMAATVRRAAGAEAALLGKPWSLENVKAAQAALAQDFKPMSDMRASADYRLKVAQNLIQRLWLETRAEQPQSTEATSVWSVMPHVVPAAVEQGV
- the xdhB gene encoding xanthine dehydrogenase molybdopterin binding subunit translates to MNHPLELTNELVAEAFADYRKNQAYRIDEVTEAKAHDQGARVGVSRKHESAHLHVAGEAAYIDDLPELEGTLHCALGLSPVAHGRLTALALEAVRAMPEVVDVITAADIPGVNDCGSIIHDDPILCDGEIRYVGQPLFAVIARSRDAARRAAALAKAAATISELAPVLTPRQAHELGQYVMPPMHLERSTREGGARAAMDAAPHRLKGSFDVGGQEQFYLEGQISYATPKEDGAVHIHCSTQHPSEMQHLVAHALGVASHCVHVECRRMGGGFGGKESQSALFACVAAVAATRLQKPVKLRLDRDDDFMITGRRHCFWYEYDVGYDDEGRVLGAEISMVSRAGHSADLSAPVMTRALCHFDNTYWLPDVLMHGYMGKTNTQSNTAFRGFGGPQGAIAIENILDTVARSLGRDPLDVRRVNFYGKGERNITPYEQVVTDNVIHELVAELEESSDYRARRAAVNAFNAGSAVLKRGLALTPLKFGISFNVAHFNQAGALVHIYTDGSILVNHGGTEMGQGLNTKVAQVVAHELGVAFENVRVTATDTSKVANTSATAASTGADLNGKAAQDAARQLRERLAECAARLHGGEAHDVRFANNAVQVNGQNVPFAELVRAAYLQRVQLWSDGFYATPGLHWDGKRMKGHPFFYFAYGAAVSEVVIDTLTGEWKLLRADVLHDVGRSLNPAVDVGQVEGAFIQGMGWLTTEELVWHPQTGKLTTHAPSTYKIPTANDCPPVFNVRLFEGDNYEDSIHRSKAVGEPPLLLPFSVFFAIRDAVSAAGEHRMNPPLQAPATSEAILRAVEAVQGHTD
- a CDS encoding NCS2 family permease; this translates as MNWTERIFKLREHNTNVRTELVAGLTTFLSMAYIMFVNPSILGDAGMPKGSVFVATCLIAALGSTIMALYANYPIALAPGMGLNAYFAYVVVLKMGYTWEAALGAVFISGCLFLICTMLGLRELIIKGIPQSIRVSITVGLGLFLALIALKTAGVVAADQNTYVTLGDLHKPEVIMALLGFLLIVVLDRLKVPGALLIGILAVTVASFFFGGNTFHGIFSAPPSIEPTFMKLDIKTALTTGFLNVVLVFFLVELFDATGTLMGVARRAGLLVPERMGRFNRSLLADSGAIFVGSILGTSSTTAYVESAAGVQAGGRTGLTALTVAMLFLACLFIAPLASVVPGYATAPALLFVACLMLRDLTEVQWDETTEAIPAVVTALMMPFTYSIANGLAFGFITYAVLKLCTGKVKEVHWIMWVIAALFLFKFIYVGGH
- a CDS encoding LysR substrate-binding domain-containing protein produces the protein MPHATTSPTPLLRTRAVGAGHLRAFVAVARHLNFRAAANELALTQSAVSRQIQSLEDEVGIPLFLRHSRAVELTGAGAQLLHAVQPALESIDATVRQIRQTVGRKSVAITTWASFAAMWLIPRLEAFQRAHPDIDIRIDTGDAVVDLETTDVDLAIRYSAGVSDAAAKALFGEELVLVASPALLKSGPAVRSPADAARYTLIETGDVHRMPQLEWLSWQRWFAANGCDQLQPPRWLYFNYAHQIVQAALAGQGLAIARLPLVADALAAGTLVEVLPEHRLASPLSYWLLQGPRSSERPEVQAFCQWLMTEALQTRSAMQAASHSEQ
- the tyrS gene encoding tyrosine--tRNA ligase translates to MNQSAVTSFPVTDRVNQALEVTLRGVDELLPRDEWVQKLARSEATGVPLRIKLGLDPTAPDIHLGHTVVLNKMRQLQDLGHQVIFLIGDFTTLIGDPSGRNSTRPPLTAEQIKLNAETYYTQAAKVLDPARTEVRYNSEWCDQLGARGMIQLSAKYTVARMMERNDFHTRFTDGSSISLHEFLYPLLQGYDSVALKSDLELGGTDQKFNLMMGRHLQAEYGQEQQCVLTMPLLVGLDGVHKMSKSKNNYIGITEDANTMFAKVLSISDELMWDWYTLLSFKSLAEIAALKAEIEAGGNPKHAKVALAKEITARFHSAEAADAAEQDFINRSKGGIPDDIPELSLSGAPAGIGALLKQAGLAASTGEANRLIDGGGVRVDGNVISDRALKLDAGTFVLQVGKRKFARVTLS
- a CDS encoding M23 family metallopeptidase, with translation MTGLKNAGGALLARLTSALQKHPKRATAALATVLLTGGSGAFAVASLGPDPADLPVRTLTEPVASLAAGQDLADLTDLQSFSLYRSEYTRSNDTTESLLQRLGIADPQAAAFMRSNEAVRQNVLGRAGRLVSAETTPDQQLSQLTVRWAPGEDGSFQRLTVERVDGKLQSKIETGKLTASPRLAGGVIRSSFFAATDASDIPDSVSMQMADIFQGELDFRRGLRKGDRFAVVYESLEADGEPLRAGRVLSTEFYNNGKSHQAMWFQEAGKKGAYYTLDGKSLRQAYLNYPVEFSRISSGFSMRVHPIQKTWRAHLGTDFAAPTGTKVRTVGDGVVSFAGVQNGYGNVIFVDHANQHTTVYAHLSRIDVKRGQRVDQGDIIGAVGSTGWATGPHLHFEFRDKGEQRDPLTIAQITDAAQPISKAARPAFEQQAAQMRIELNAGTQAFAVASAR
- a CDS encoding anhydro-N-acetylmuramic acid kinase yields the protein MPNAIEQAAQSSLYIGLMSGTSLDGVDGVLVDFSQATRVLQHASCGFDAALRAELLALNTAGGQDELHRAALAANALVRHYAQVVQQLLAAAGVQPGQIAAIGAHGQTVRHRPQMYDGTGYTLQLNSPALLAELTGITVVADLRSRDVAAGGQGAPLVPAFHQSVFGKPGETALVLNIGGIANLSVLDADGSVLGFDTGTGNALMDGWCLRHTGKSYDDSGRWAASGKVLPELLAAMLGDPYLAQQPPKSTGRDLFHAGWLERHLQQHAAQAAALDVQATLTEFTAASCAHAVQRIGRGGTELLVCGGGALNTYLMQRLAALLPGVTVASTAKRGLPPLEVEAAAFAWLARQCLLGLPGNLASVTGASGPRILGAIHPA